The following are encoded together in the Jaculus jaculus isolate mJacJac1 chromosome 3, mJacJac1.mat.Y.cur, whole genome shotgun sequence genome:
- the LOC123459403 gene encoding protein tyrosine phosphatase type IVA 2-like, whose product MNRPAPVGISYENMRFLITHNPTNATLNKFTKELRKYGVTTVVRVCDATYDKAPVEKEGIHVLDWPFDDGAPPPNQIADDWLNLLKSKFREEPGCCVAVHCVAGLGRAPVLVALALIECGMKYEDAVQFIRQKRRGAFNSKQLLYLEKYRPKMRLRFRDTNGHCCVQ is encoded by the coding sequence ATGAACCGTCCAGCCCCTGTGGGGATCTCTTATGAGAACATGCGTTTTCTGATAACTCACAACCCTACCAATGCTACTCTCAACAAGTTCACAAAGGAACTTAGGAAGTATGGAGTGACAACTGTGGTTCGAGTTTGTGATGCTACTTATGATAAAGCTCCagttgaaaaggaaggaatccacGTTCTAGATTGGCCATTTGATGATGGAGCTCCACCCCCTAATCAGATTGCAGATGATTGGCTGAACCTGTTAAAATCCAAATTTCGTGAAGAGCCAGGTTGCTGTGTTGCAGTGCATTGTGTTGCTGGCTTAGGAAGGGCTCCTGTCCTGGTTGCGCTTGCTTTGATTGAATGCGGAATGAAGTATGAAGATGCAGTTCAGTTTATAAGACAAAAAAGAAGGGGAGCATTCAATTCCAAACAGCTGCTTTACTTGGAGAAATATCGACCTAAGATGCGGTTACGCTTCAGAGATACCAATGGGCATTGCTGTGTTCAGTAG